Proteins from a genomic interval of Aestuariirhabdus haliotis:
- a CDS encoding thiol-disulfide oxidoreductase DCC family protein — protein MPTIKMPPYIRKGDRVILFDGLCKLCNAWANFIIEKDSHHCFKLCSVQSRQGQEILIHFELPTDQFETMLYVADDQCFTKSDAFLRIMNKLQYPWKLLILFRLIPRPIRDWCYDRIALNRYALFGKYDYCALPTPDHDRRFIDDKH, from the coding sequence ATGCCAACCATTAAAATGCCACCTTATATTCGCAAGGGCGATCGGGTTATCCTGTTTGATGGCTTATGCAAGCTCTGTAATGCCTGGGCCAACTTTATTATCGAAAAGGATAGCCATCATTGCTTCAAGCTCTGTAGCGTGCAATCCAGGCAGGGGCAAGAGATTCTGATTCATTTCGAACTGCCTACCGATCAGTTCGAAACCATGCTTTATGTGGCCGACGATCAATGCTTTACAAAAAGCGACGCATTTCTACGTATTATGAATAAATTACAATATCCATGGAAGTTACTCATCTTATTCCGTCTTATTCCCCGCCCTATTCGTGATTGGTGTTATGATCGAATTGCCCTCAATCGCTATGCGCTATTTGGCAAATACGACTATTGTGCACTACCTACTCCCGACCATGACCGACGATTTATTGATGACAAACACTGA
- a CDS encoding AhpC/TSA family protein yields MIAFLRHVGCPFAEHCVKRLRYWADEHPDIEVSIVSHGDHKASKRWLNSIGGQGRLHLIDDPERELYGQWGLGYSNLGHFMGLRSLLGVLRLLPRGIRNRQACGTRWQRSGLFLLKENRIIWYHIPHSAEILTLPQGKLITG; encoded by the coding sequence ATGATCGCTTTTCTACGTCATGTCGGTTGTCCTTTTGCAGAGCACTGCGTCAAGCGCTTGCGTTATTGGGCCGATGAACACCCCGATATAGAGGTGTCTATTGTCAGCCACGGTGATCATAAAGCATCAAAGCGATGGCTGAACAGCATAGGGGGCCAAGGTCGGTTACATCTGATCGATGATCCCGAACGCGAACTCTACGGGCAATGGGGATTGGGATATAGCAATCTCGGGCATTTTATGGGGTTACGTTCGCTCCTGGGCGTACTGAGATTATTACCCAGGGGGATTCGTAATCGACAAGCCTGCGGCACTCGTTGGCAACGTTCAGGATTATTTCTACTAAAAGAAAACCGCATTATCTGGTATCACATTCCGCACTCGGCCGAGATTTTGACACTACCACAGGGCAAGCTTATTACAGGGTAA